In one Arachis duranensis cultivar V14167 chromosome 9, aradu.V14167.gnm2.J7QH, whole genome shotgun sequence genomic region, the following are encoded:
- the LOC107465509 gene encoding uncharacterized protein LOC107465509, whose translation MGFERAGAERKMQLQELENFRLEAYDNSRLYKEKMKAVHDKHIKRREFRPGKLVFLYNSRLRLMPGKLRSRWEGPYRVEKAEPYGVFHLSHPSSSKFIKVNGHRLKLYHGEQMKKSKVLEIFLLDDSPTAED comes from the coding sequence atgggatttgagagggccggagctgaaaggaagaTGCAACTACAAGAATTAGAGAACTTTCGCCTAGAAGCGTATGATAACTCCAGGCTgtacaaagaaaagatgaaggctGTGCATGACAAGCACATTAAAAGGAGAGAGTTCAGACCTGGGAAATTAGTTTTCCTCTACAACTCCAGACTAAGGCTCATGCCGGGCAAgctgagatcaagatgggaaggtcccTATAGAGTAGAGAAGGCAGAGCCATACGGAGTCTTTCACCTAAGTCATCCTTCGAGCTCTAAATTCATCAAGGTAAATGGACATCGCCTTAAGCTATATCACGGTGAGCAGATGAAGAAAAGTAAGGTgctagagatcttcctcttggatgaTTCACCCACAGCAGAAGACTAA